The following nucleotide sequence is from Bradyrhizobium roseum.
TCGGCGTTGAAGGCCTTCATGGCGGCGGCGGCGATCTTGTGGGCGGTGCGGGCGACGTGGGCGTAATCGTCGGGGGTGATGTCGAGGATGTTGCGTGCTGGGGCCTTTGGGATCACCAGCGTATGGCCCGGCGAACGCGGCATGATGTCGAGGAACGCCAGCACGTGCTCGTCCTCGTAGACCTTGTGGCAGGGAAACTCGCCGCGCAGGATTTTTGCGAACGGGTTGTTGGTGTCATAGGCGGGCATGGTTGTTCCCTCAAGGTTCGTTGTCAATTTCATGTCGGCCGCCGCGCGAGGTCAAGCCTCGTCCGTAGCCTTGCGGAACGGAGCGGATTCCGCCAGTTCACGCCCGACCTCGGCGACATAGGCGCGCTCGCGCTTCAGGTAATCCGCGATCGCGCGGCGCAAATCGGGATCGGCGATGAAGTGCGCGGAGTAGGTGGTTTGCGGCAGGTAGCCGCGCGCCAGCTTGTGCTCGCCCTGCGCGCCCGCCTCGACGATCTTCAGCCCGCGCTGGATCGCGAAATCGATCGCCTGATAATAGCAGACCTCGAAATGCAGGAAGGGATGATGCTCGACCGCGCCCCAGTTGCGGCCGAACAGGGTGTCCGAGCCGATGAAATTGATCGCGCCGGCGATCCAGCGGCCGTCGCGCCTGGCCATCACCAGCAGCACATCGCGGCTCATGCTCTCGCCGATCAGCGAGAAGAACTTTCGGGTCAGATAAGGCCGGCCCCATTTGCGTGAGCCGGTTTCCATGTAGAACGTAAAGAACGCGTCCCAGGCGTCCTCGGTGATATCGCTGCCGGTCAGATGGTGGATCGTGATCCCGGCCGCCAACGCCTCGCGCCGTTCGCGCTTGATCGCCTTGCGGTGACGCGAGTTCAGCGAGGTCAGGAAATCGTCGAACGTCCCGTAGCCTTCATTGCGC
It contains:
- a CDS encoding HIT family protein; the protein is MPAYDTNNPFAKILRGEFPCHKVYEDEHVLAFLDIMPRSPGHTLVIPKAPARNILDITPDDYAHVARTAHKIAAAAMKAFNADGITVQQFNEPAGGQVVFHLHMHVMPRHDGVALLPPASRREDVKVLEDNATKLVAALG
- a CDS encoding GNAT family N-acetyltransferase, producing MASSEITLEAVPAVSDIQAAEWDACANPKPNPDGLDNLDTLAVGGLQGDACKAAYNPFVSHAFFSAAEASGSACARTGWGARHLLARLDGKIAGIVPCYLKSHSQGEYVFDRGWADAYERAGGRYYPKLQASVPFTPATGPRLLIRDGVDRERIGTALVSGLMALCNATNASSVHVTFAREAEAKFLGDHGFLQRNDQQFHWRNEGYGTFDDFLTSLNSRHRKAIKRERREALAAGITIHHLTGSDITEDAWDAFFTFYMETGSRKWGRPYLTRKFFSLIGESMSRDVLLVMARRDGRWIAGAINFIGSDTLFGRNWGAVEHHPFLHFEVCYYQAIDFAIQRGLKIVEAGAQGEHKLARGYLPQTTYSAHFIADPDLRRAIADYLKRERAYVAEVGRELAESAPFRKATDEA